The following is a genomic window from Papilio machaon chromosome 7, ilPapMach1.1, whole genome shotgun sequence.
gtaaaagaataatttaaaaagatcatAATGGTAACCAAAAACTCATCCTTTTATGTATCGAAGTATTGATAGAAGAGTTAATCGTTTTGATACTTGTTGATTGATTTTGATACTTTTCCTGTAAATTGGTCAAATGTACCCATGTTACTAATATGACTAATAAATACCTActagttttctttatttgtagTCTTGAGAAACTAGTGAAAGTATTTGTGAGAAGAAATCGTGTGGTTGAGCGGGTTAACTTGAAAACAAGtttctttaaacaaattatacgaATTATTCAGTATTAAGATTcgttatattacattttaaattaaatctgattcaaatacaatttaaatttttcaatataattaataaagttcaaCGCTAAAAAAGCCTACGtgatctgtttttttttttattataatccacctttaatttctttctaaCAGTTGGCATTTTTGCTTGATTATGGTCAAATAATCTCGCATTAACAACCAGAGTTGTCACCTGGTTTatctgaataaattatttattttttgctgcTAATATTCAGGCAAGTATAACTAACattgtttactaaaaataaaagcgaTAAAAACATTCTATTCCGTTTTGtgtgataaaatgtttatcgTGGGATTTATCCGGTTGAAATTTGCATTtacgcaataaaaattatttacaaatttaaaatttatttataaaggaaGGTTTAACTACAAACAACAATTTACTCggctttatatttaatgttttaggGGTTTCATAACTtatacttgaataatagcAATTATCAAATATGTTCTTGAAGGGCTTATTCGGCAGTGAAAATTCGtggtaaactttattataaatcgatgggtcctatgtattagggccaaagtaacaaattgatgattttacttttttatgttaaaagctacctcttagtttcgtaacaacatgcactaaactaaatacacatttttaggtgcaaatgttttttttgctgaagtaaaagtgCCTATGCGGCCTATTTTCCAATACgattgaaactttgagagcctctcctgaaaagtcAATATGCACATAGGCCCTTATTCATAGGAGCCatcgaaatattaattacgtcATCGTAAACAAACGAACAAACAAAACTAACGCTCTGTAAACTATGTGAAACGTATAAATACAGGAATTGCTCACCTACAATATTAGCACTATAACATTAGCATTTCATTTAACTCAATGTTTGCATTAGATGACTTatgagtaaataaaaaaattaactgaatcttactaatattacaaatgcgaatgtttagatggatggatgtttgtttgaaggtatctccagaacggctcaatggatctcgatgaattttggcacagatgtcgatcatagtctggaagaacacataggctactttttttatattttttaattccgcgtggacagagCCGATAGCAAGtatgttatatttcaaatactaccgttaagttattaaatatcatactcagaatgattttattattaagtacttAAGTATTTCATTACTACTAAAATCCACACATTACTCCCTTACTTACATACTTGCAAAAACATATATCGCGAATcgagaaatttattaatttttccaaTGGACttttaacctaaaaaaaccaatagATATGAAAGTAGCTAtaaagtagtatatttcattctTTCTATAATTCGTAATAACTATTGTTCCAGATGTGGGCATTGTTATATCTCTCGGTTGGTGTATGTGCCGCGCACGGGCTCCGCGTGGGCGTGGGCATCGCTGATGTCACCGGGCCCCCAGCAGAGATCGGCTTCGTAAGTACTGCTTCTCTCTACTTCTTTAAATAGAAGTTAAGAATCCTTGGACTTGTAGGCTGTAAGGcgattttcgaatttcatGTATATCCTATGTTGTTACGGTGAACCTTCACATATctgcaaagaaattcaaagtatATCAATCAACCCACACTAGGCGAGTGTGGATAAGGTCTAGATACTCCTAAATTAGGGTAGCCTTTTATATCTATGTTTGTGATAAATCAGTTTAAACTCATGAATTATAAGAGTAAACTAATTCGCGTGAGGTCGATGTATGAGTTGCTATTAAAGTCcctttactaaataatatgtCCTTGTGGTAGACAAGCGTCATAGTTACATTAAAAGACTGCTAACGCCATCTCTCATCGTAAAATGCAACTACAAAAGTagttatgttacaaaaagaaaccgtttttaaaattaataataattgaaaaataaatacgtatattaaaattacacgcAAActtaagttacaataaaatatttgaaaaaaaatatgcaaacgagaaattacgttaaaattgaattgaatactttttgtctatttttttttattgttaaacaattaatatttcagaTGGGATACGCGAACTTCGAGCAGAGCGGGCAAGGCATTCATTTGCGTCAGTTCGCGCGAGCGTTCGTTATGGCCGATGACAACAGCCGGCTTGTGTTCGTCTCCGTAGATGCTGCCATGATGGGCAATGGCATTAGGAAAGAGGTTGGATATATTTCAACATAACGATACTTAGATCCTACACTATGTTGGCATAACAGATTTTTGatctataattttgttttagccGTCAACACTttcctaaatttttttttattataagatgaATTACGAGTAATTcagttgtttttaatgaaatagtgAAGCCATCGCTGTCTATAGACATTTGTAATTGcattgacggaggaggggacgcacagaaagaggacccTTATATATCCTCAGTCAAATTCACTTTccattcccatccttttctaataagaaaaaccAATTACACCACCTTTCTGCAATCTATTCATCTCTTCTACAAAATAAACCACCAAATTCATGTTTCGGTGATATTTCGTTAGACGTTCACAAAATCTCAAACTTGTCATAGCTACATACACATTAATTACTCGTATCGTAACATGTTATACAACTCTAAGTGGGAAGCTAATTTAATTCCTTTACCACAATATACAGGTTTTAAAGCGTCTGCAGAAGCGTTTCGGCGACTTGTACACAGAGAACAATGTGATACTGAGCGGTACACATACACACTCCACACCTGGTGGCTTTCTGATGGACTTCCTCTTCGACCTGCCCATACTTGGCTTTGTCAAGGAGACATACATTGCTTACATTGCTGGTATACTTAAGGtatttatactaaaatgttagacatgtaataaaaaaaatatttgtaatgaaaGACCAATTTATCCCAACCTCTCCATTTGTATCCGGGATATGTTTGACAGAGTATATACATAGCGCACAACAACATGAAGCCCGCACGTCTGGAATATGCGGAGGGAGAGCTGCTGGATGCCAACATAAACAGATCTCCCACATCTTATCTTCGCAACCCGCCAGAGGAGAGAGCAAAGTTAGTTTACCACTAGACAAACGTATCAACAACTCCCTGTTCTTATCCTACTTCATCATTTCAGTCTTTACTTCCTAGTTTCAACTTTTTCATATCTTAAGCGCCTATCGTCTATTCCAATGTTTCTGAAAGTGGGCGATAatgcccccttgggggcgtttgaaacctagagGGGGGCgttaaggggcccaaaaaaatcgttgaaattaattaaagtaatgaaattgtggttttttatgttttagggGTGAATAAAAATGGGGAccctgaaaaataatttattttcaaagggggcggtaaaagaaataagtttgataatCACTGGTCTATTCAAACGTAGATTTAAAATCAGCACTGATTTCGAATAAATACTATTGTTGCAATTGTAAGCAGATTGCCAAGATCTAGGAGATAAAAAGAGAGGAATTTATTAGgaacatttattatatctgaaaaaaaaaaaactagatagAATCTGCATCGGTAGTATTTATACATCTCAgtcttttaataaagttagtcTTTTCACTagaattataatgtaatatccAGGTACAAATACGACGTAGACAAGACCCTAGCGCAGGTCCGGTTCCTGGGCCCCCAGAACAAGGTGTTGGGGGTGATCAACTGGTTCGCGGTGCACCCCACCAGTATGAACAACACCAACCGTCTAATCTCCTCAGACAATGTTGGATACGCATCAATACTTATGGAAAAGGCTTTGAATGGACCTAATACTCTACCTGGAAAGGTAAGAAGTAATTCcagaaaaaattgtattattttctttctctTTTTGACAGGGTGGGTGGCAAACGGACAAACAGGTCACCTAGTCTTGAGTGACTGCTACAATTGTCGTCTGCAACAATATAACGTCTTACAGAACACATCTGTACCTACCTATATAGAACAGAAGAGAGGACACAGTCTTTGACTGAtagtgtaataatttatttttggtcCCGACAATCCGATTGTCTTTGCATTCACCAGGCTTTCCATCTTTTAGGAATATAAGCAAATACTTCGTCTTttttcatccatctaaacggGGGAGTGGTTTCCAGGGTAGCGTGGTATGCGCATTCGCGTCCACAAACTTGGGAGACGTGTCCCCAAACACACGAGGACCTGTCTGCGAGTTCAGTGGAAAGCCGTGTGATCAAAGCGCGCTCTGCGGTCACAAGGAGCGCTGCTTCGCTTCAGGTCCGGGTCGGGACATGTTTGATAGCACCCGAATTATTGCCACCAAGCTCTTTGACACCGCTATGGTACGTTACTATTCAGACCAGCTCTTTTTCTCTTGTCATCTTCATTATTAAGTTTGTATGCGCCCATTTTATCTTAggattgaattattttcaggatttttattattgataggttacttttaaatattgtttttaaggGTTTATTCACGTTACTTGCAGTCAGTTCTGAAGAAGCCAGGCGAGGATCTGACAGGTCCAGTGGGAGTGGTGCATCAGTACGTCGAAATGCCCAAACAAGTAGTTTCACCTTTCGACCCGCTCACTGATACATTTAACACGGTAAGTAATTATGattgaaacataattttttataatatttaatgtaaaaaagaatttaatattgagcgaatgtttagatggatgtttgtttgaaggtatctcctaattaagttttatttaatccgtggacgaagtcgcgtgaGACAGCTAGTCTGTCAAAAAATGATTGATATACTTACTGATACATGATCTTGCTAAGTGTCCAGTTCGCAATACTTATAAAATCCttctaaataacaaaacagtCAACCAGCATTACTTGATCCCTCTGGTCCCAGAGCGCCAAGGTGTCGGGGTGTCTGCCGGCGATGGGGTACAGTTTCGCGGCGGGTACAACGGACGGTCCGGGCGCTTTCGACTTCACTCAGGGCACCACCACATCCAACCCGCTGTGGAACGTAGTCAGGGACTTTATTGCCGAGCCCACCAAAGAAGACATCGAGTGTCAGGCCCCCAAACCTATACTGCTCGCTACTGGCAGGGTAAGTAGACAGTTTTAGTATGGCTCAAATTATAATGTTCGCTTCGATGATCGCGGTTTTGTGACAATAATTACAAACTATGATTATACTTGAGTTAAAtcgtttttaaatcttactaatattataaatgcgaatgtttaaatggatggatatttgtttgaatgtatctccaaaacggctcaacgaatcttgacgaaatctggcacagatgtagattatagtcaggaagaacacatattttttttatttcgcccgaacggagtcgcgggcgacagttagtattttataaatgaaactaaAGTATAATAGCTCAGTAGCGCCCCTCTCTGAGTATCACAGAACTGTTCCAAGATCTTTGTAGAACAGCAGCTGAAGGTTTTAGCAATTTTGTGATAGAAGTGAGGTTTCCGGTTCAGATAAGTTTGCAGCAGTACAGTTTGATCCTCAGGCGAGGTTCCCGTACGAGTGGCAGCCTCATGTGGTGTCATGCAGCGTGGCTCGTGTTGGTGGGCTGGTGATGGCGGCGGTGCCAGGAGAGTTCACCACCATGTCTGGACGTCGTCTGCGTCGCCAGCTGGCTCGCGCGGCAGAGAACATCGCACAGCGTGTCGTGCTCGCCGGACTCTCTAATGTATACGCTGATTACATCGCAACACCTGAAGAGTACCAGGTATGATATATACTGAaccatcaatttatttaagtacactttgattttaaatttttaaatttatagattgacaaaaatatttgattcggTGGGTATAAGACAAACTAAATTGTGATAGTTCACTAGCGCCACTCTTTCAACGTCAAAAAAGTgtcttaaatttcattttcgtACTATAGCTGTCAGCATCAAACTTACATATGCATAGATAAAggcataaaagtaaaaacataattacttttatgCCTTTGTCTATGCCCatgtaagttttataataataataatgtttatttcattcaGACTACAAAGAtccatattattatactagggTTAGTAAAGGTTTAATAAGTAATGTTAGTAACAACAATatagagaaaaaataaataaaacaaaataaaataaactataagctattcgttttattttatatactttctGACAGTGctaaccgcgatagcagcgcctctcatcGGTACAGATATCCTTAGCAGGTTGTAGGATATTTTatctgaaatttaaataaacgctCCTTTAAAGCTATAAACCTGAGATAACgacgaaataatttttcattaatacaaaattataagacAATTAgcagaatatttaataaatttgcacAGGCACAGCGGTACGAAGCTGCATCCACTATCTATGGACCTCACACACTTGACATCTATCTCAACAAATACGTTGAACTCACACACGCACTCATTCAAGTAAGTATAAATTAGGAAGCAAAATTTACAGACTTTCATTTGACACACACCACATTCATAAATCCaatcttttacatttaatttacctaatttttttttccaattttacctgtatcaaagaaaaaaatatagcctatatcATTCggagatagtgtagcttcccaatgatgaaagaatttttcaaatcgattcacTAGTTTCagagcctattcaatacaaacaaacaaacaaacaaacaaattttccttctttattatattataatttaccaGGGTAGGACAGTAGACCCTGGTCCTCAGCCGGCAGACTTCAGCGAGCAGCTGATCACTTTGGTGCCGCCAGTGCTGTGGGACGCGGCTCCCTGGGGCAAGGAGTTCGGAGACTGCCTCGTACAGCCACAGAAGCAGTACAGCCATGGAGACATCGTCACTGCTACTTTTGTAAGGCTTTTTTTCAGGCGTCAGATTCTTTAATAGGATAACCAATTAATTGCTCTATTTACAGAGGTTTTCAAAAcgaaaaatcaattttcatatttttgtctgtctgtatgtttGTCTGTAAGACAGCGTTTGTTCTGGataatctccggaactgctggaccgattttgacaggactttgATGGGAAGGTAGTTGATGAACGCGGGGATATTATagggtgttttttttaaattctccGCTGATGAATTCGTAGATAGATAACTAGgtaaaaatggtaaaaattaGTTATCCGACTCGTAGGaccaataaaattttgtggtcCTTGGAGTCGGATGATCAGTATATTGTCCAGGTGTCAGGTCATCCCCGCAACAGTGTACGTCACGGGCGCTGGTACGCGGCAGTAGAACGTCTCCAGTCACCAGAAGACGACGCCTGGATCACCATCGCCACTGATGCTGACTGGGAGACCAAGTAAGATATTCTTCTATTGCTCTCactgttatttaaatgtttaatctCTTTTTTCAGCTTTAATCTAGTTATAAAAAGTCTACATCTAAGAAAACAGTCTagaatatataagaaaaaaactaatttgttaaaaaaaatgttttcttgtaTAAATGAAGGAGCTTTTATCAGTGGACCAATTAAATAACACTATCCATAGGTACATATGGCATCGCAACTCAAAGATACTGGGTACTAGCCATGCGGAGATAGAGTGGGAGATACCTGCGGGTACTCCGCCAGGTACCTACCGCCTGCATCACTTCGGTAACTACAAGTACATCCTCGGCGGTATCTACCCTTACAGCGGCTTCTCTGATAGCTTCGAGGTCACATAATGTGACATCTCACGCTTTCACATAATCACACTTAAACCCCATTTCCACTAG
Proteins encoded in this region:
- the LOC106719500 gene encoding neutral ceramidase, whose amino-acid sequence is MWALLYLSVGVCAAHGLRVGVGIADVTGPPAEIGFMGYANFEQSGQGIHLRQFARAFVMADDNSRLVFVSVDAAMMGNGIRKEVLKRLQKRFGDLYTENNVILSGTHTHSTPGGFLMDFLFDLPILGFVKETYIAYIAGILKSIYIAHNNMKPARLEYAEGELLDANINRSPTSYLRNPPEERAKYKYDVDKTLAQVRFLGPQNKVLGVINWFAVHPTSMNNTNRLISSDNVGYASILMEKALNGPNTLPGKGSVVCAFASTNLGDVSPNTRGPVCEFSGKPCDQSALCGHKERCFASGPGRDMFDSTRIIATKLFDTAMSVLKKPGEDLTGPVGVVHQYVEMPKQVVSPFDPLTDTFNTSAKVSGCLPAMGYSFAAGTTDGPGAFDFTQGTTTSNPLWNVVRDFIAEPTKEDIECQAPKPILLATGRARFPYEWQPHVVSCSVARVGGLVMAAVPGEFTTMSGRRLRRQLARAAENIAQRVVLAGLSNVYADYIATPEEYQAQRYEAASTIYGPHTLDIYLNKYVELTHALIQGRTVDPGPQPADFSEQLITLVPPVLWDAAPWGKEFGDCLVQPQKQYSHGDIVTATFVSGHPRNSVRHGRWYAAVERLQSPEDDAWITIATDADWETKYIWHRNSKILGTSHAEIEWEIPAGTPPGTYRLHHFGNYKYILGGIYPYSGFSDSFEVT